A genomic stretch from Lathyrus oleraceus cultivar Zhongwan6 chromosome 2, CAAS_Psat_ZW6_1.0, whole genome shotgun sequence includes:
- the LOC127118261 gene encoding uncharacterized protein LOC127118261 has protein sequence MCKGKEFDFHVKFQRNFKQSYVVKITEDVQVIQMIKYAMHPNDQTSNIVMNAPHTKGKEVVCNQLIADNEAVTPTFLSTPTMSASQNWSDKEELATSTMLSPKQSATKSVKHAKKE, from the exons ATGTGTAAAG GGAAGGAATTTGATTTTCATGTGAAATTTCAACGGAACTTTAAGCAGTCATATGTTGTCAAGATAACTGAGGATGTACAAGTAATTCAAATGATCAAATATGCTATGCATCCAAATGAT CAAACTTCTAATATTGTCATGAATGCCCCACATACTAAAGGAAAAGAAGTTGTTTGTAACCAGCTCATAGCCGACAACGAGGCAGTCACTCCTACTTTCCTTTCGACA CCAACCATGTCTGCTTCCCAAAATTGGAGCGACAAAGAGGAACTTGCAACTTCAACTATGTTGTCACCCAAACAATCTGCAACGAAGAGTGTGAAGCATGCCAAAAAGGAATGA
- the LOC127118263 gene encoding uncharacterized protein At2g39795, mitochondrial gives MAFNSILRNRSSTFVRAFASAGQLIRKTQPGHRAALSAAVNRIDDSFIPRSHFSSVAVKSKPTSDENLLRVIESEITCAQETDESGDAEEVPSNFPFKIIDSPGQQTITLERSYQGEEIKVEVHMPDLVTGDEHGNEDDDKDDESEKATQSSIPLSVSVAKKGGPSLEFSCVAYPDEIVIDSLSVKNPDVSDDQIPYEGPDFQDLDESLQKTFHKYLEIRGIKPSTTNFLHEYMINKDSREYLVWLNKLKSFIQA, from the exons ATGGCGTTCAATTCAATTCTTCGCAACAGGTCGAGTACTTTCGTGAGGGCTTTTGCTTCTGCGGGTCAATTGATAAGAAAAACCCAACCGGGTCATCGCGCCGCTCTTTCCGCCGCCGTCAACAGAATCGACGATTCCTTTATTCCTAGGTCTCACTTTTCTTCTGTAGCTGTCAAGAGCAAGCCTACCTCCGATGAGAATCTCCTCCGTGTCATCGAATCGGAAATCACATGTGCTCAGGAAACGGATGAATCCGGCGAT GCTGAGGAGGTTCCGAGTAATTTTCCGTTTAAGATAATCGATAGTCCAGGACAACAGACAATAACACTTGAAAGGAGTTATCAAGGTGAGGAAATTAAGGTTGAGGTTCATATGCCTGATTTGGTTACTGGTGATGAACATGGGAATGAGGATGATGATAAGGATGATGAGAGCGAGAAAGCAACTCAATCAAGCATTCCACTTTCAGTGAGTGTTGCTAAGAAGGGTGGACCTTCATTGGAGTTCAGTTGTGTTGCGTATCCGGATGAGATTGTTATTGATAGCTTGTCTGTTAAGAATCCCGATGTTTCTGACGATCAGATTCCTTATGAAGGACCAGATTTTCA GGATTTGGATGAGAGTCTGCAAAAGACATTCCACAAGTACTTGGAAATAAGGGGAATCAAACCAAGCACGACAAATTTCTTGCATGAGTACATGATCAACAAGGATAGCAGAGAATACTTGGTGTGGTTGAATAAGCTCAAGAGTTTCATTCAAGCGTGA
- the LOC127118262 gene encoding histone acetyltransferase type B catalytic subunit isoform X2, which yields MGQKQKQVLQSDPDNETSKRRRVAFTGYEDVGVEAKDCIRIFLVSSKEEFEGPESFVIHPVDLNSYFDNDGKIFGYEGLKINIWISSISFYAYADIVFESLSDRGKGVTDLHEALQSIFAETLVKSKDEFLQKYLADNNFVRTNISNGEVLKNKAFKQADSDASNVEVVRLVAGNMPTGQLYCHIIPLVLLLVDGSSPIDVTDPQWELYVMVQKKTDQQGEIQCLLLGFTAVYRFYHYRGNSRLRLGQILVLPPYQHKGYGRFLLEVLNDVAISENVYDLTVEEPLDNFQHVRSCIDTQRLLGFEPIQHLVTKAVTFLKGGRLSKKTHSPRLTPPPSDVEEVRKILKITKTQFLKCWEVLIYIGLNPTNKYMDNFVSVISERVKYDILGKDSGTSGKQLIEIPCEVNPEASFVMFKSGAGEDIITAQLDDNQTNQEEQLQKLVQDRVKEIQLIAKKVTSQLESSEVAVK from the exons ATGGGACAGAAACAGAAGCAGGTTTTGCAATCGGATCCCGATAACGAAACCTCCAAGCGACGCCGTGTTGCATTTACCG GTTATGAAGATGTTGGAGTTGAAGCTAAAGACTGCATCAGAATCTTTCTTG TTTCTAGCAAAGAAGAGTTCGAGGGTCCGGAAAGTTTTGTCATACATCCAGTGGATTTGAATAGCTATTTTGATAATGATGGGAAGATTTTTGGTTATGAGGGTTTGAAG ATTAACATCTGGATTAGCAGCATATCATTCTATGCATATGCTGATATTGTATTTGAGAGTTTGTCTGAT CGAGGCAAAGGGGTCACAGATCTTCACGAAGCTCTTCAG TCGATTTTTGCTGAGACTCTTGTTAAAAGCAAGGATGAATTCCTTCAGAAGTATTTGGCGGACAACAATTTTGTTAG AACAAACATCTCGAACGGGGAGGTTTTGAAGAACAAAGCTTTCAAGCAGGCTGATTCAGACGCTTCTAATGTTGAG GTTGTTCGTTTGGTAGCAGGCAACATGCCCACTGGACAACTTTACTGTCATATTATACCCCTTGTTCTTCTCCTTGTTGATG GTAGCAGTCCCATTGATGTTACTGATCCACAATGGGAGTTGTATGTCATGGTTCAGAAGAAAACTGATCAGCAGGGAGAGATCCAATGTTTGCTACTTGGATTTACTGCTGTTTATCGCTTTTACCACTATCGTGGTAACTCCCGATTGCGGCTGGGTCAG ATTCTGGTATTGCCTCCGTATCAGCACAAGGGTTATGGTCGTTTCCTTCTTGAAGTGCTAAATGATGTTGCCATATCTGAAAACGTGTATGACCTCACTGTAGAAGAGCCGTTAGATAACTTTCAACATGTTCGTTCTTGTATTGACACACAACGCCTACTTGGTTTTGAGCCAATCCAGCATTTAGTTACCAAGGCTGTTACATTTCTAAAGGGTGGAAGACTATCAAAGAAAACGCATTCTCCTCGACTCACGCCACCTCCCAGTGATGTTGAGGAGGTAAGGAAAATTTTGAAAATTACCAAGACACAGTTTCTCAAGTGCTGGGAGGTTTTGATCTACATTGGCCTCAATCCTACTAACAAGTACATGGATAACTTTGTCAGCGTTATTTCTGAACGTGTGAAGTACGATATTTTGGGGAAAGATTCTGGGACTTCTGGGAAGCAACTTATTGAAATACCTTGTGAAGTTAATCCAGAGGCATCTTTTGTCATGTTCAAATCAGGGGCGGGTGAAGATATTATTACTGCGCAGTTGGATGACAATCAGACAAACCAAGAAGAGCAACTCCAGAAGCTAGTTCAGGATAGGGTGAAAGAAATTCAGTTGATTGCCAAAAAGGTAACCTCGCAACTTGAGAGTTCAGAGGTGGCTGTTAAATAA
- the LOC127118262 gene encoding histone acetyltransferase type B catalytic subunit isoform X1 translates to MGQKQKQVLQSDPDNETSKRRRVAFTGIGYEDVGVEAKDCIRIFLVSSKEEFEGPESFVIHPVDLNSYFDNDGKIFGYEGLKINIWISSISFYAYADIVFESLSDRGKGVTDLHEALQSIFAETLVKSKDEFLQKYLADNNFVRTNISNGEVLKNKAFKQADSDASNVEVVRLVAGNMPTGQLYCHIIPLVLLLVDGSSPIDVTDPQWELYVMVQKKTDQQGEIQCLLLGFTAVYRFYHYRGNSRLRLGQILVLPPYQHKGYGRFLLEVLNDVAISENVYDLTVEEPLDNFQHVRSCIDTQRLLGFEPIQHLVTKAVTFLKGGRLSKKTHSPRLTPPPSDVEEVRKILKITKTQFLKCWEVLIYIGLNPTNKYMDNFVSVISERVKYDILGKDSGTSGKQLIEIPCEVNPEASFVMFKSGAGEDIITAQLDDNQTNQEEQLQKLVQDRVKEIQLIAKKVTSQLESSEVAVK, encoded by the exons ATGGGACAGAAACAGAAGCAGGTTTTGCAATCGGATCCCGATAACGAAACCTCCAAGCGACGCCGTGTTGCATTTACCGGTATAG GTTATGAAGATGTTGGAGTTGAAGCTAAAGACTGCATCAGAATCTTTCTTG TTTCTAGCAAAGAAGAGTTCGAGGGTCCGGAAAGTTTTGTCATACATCCAGTGGATTTGAATAGCTATTTTGATAATGATGGGAAGATTTTTGGTTATGAGGGTTTGAAG ATTAACATCTGGATTAGCAGCATATCATTCTATGCATATGCTGATATTGTATTTGAGAGTTTGTCTGAT CGAGGCAAAGGGGTCACAGATCTTCACGAAGCTCTTCAG TCGATTTTTGCTGAGACTCTTGTTAAAAGCAAGGATGAATTCCTTCAGAAGTATTTGGCGGACAACAATTTTGTTAG AACAAACATCTCGAACGGGGAGGTTTTGAAGAACAAAGCTTTCAAGCAGGCTGATTCAGACGCTTCTAATGTTGAG GTTGTTCGTTTGGTAGCAGGCAACATGCCCACTGGACAACTTTACTGTCATATTATACCCCTTGTTCTTCTCCTTGTTGATG GTAGCAGTCCCATTGATGTTACTGATCCACAATGGGAGTTGTATGTCATGGTTCAGAAGAAAACTGATCAGCAGGGAGAGATCCAATGTTTGCTACTTGGATTTACTGCTGTTTATCGCTTTTACCACTATCGTGGTAACTCCCGATTGCGGCTGGGTCAG ATTCTGGTATTGCCTCCGTATCAGCACAAGGGTTATGGTCGTTTCCTTCTTGAAGTGCTAAATGATGTTGCCATATCTGAAAACGTGTATGACCTCACTGTAGAAGAGCCGTTAGATAACTTTCAACATGTTCGTTCTTGTATTGACACACAACGCCTACTTGGTTTTGAGCCAATCCAGCATTTAGTTACCAAGGCTGTTACATTTCTAAAGGGTGGAAGACTATCAAAGAAAACGCATTCTCCTCGACTCACGCCACCTCCCAGTGATGTTGAGGAGGTAAGGAAAATTTTGAAAATTACCAAGACACAGTTTCTCAAGTGCTGGGAGGTTTTGATCTACATTGGCCTCAATCCTACTAACAAGTACATGGATAACTTTGTCAGCGTTATTTCTGAACGTGTGAAGTACGATATTTTGGGGAAAGATTCTGGGACTTCTGGGAAGCAACTTATTGAAATACCTTGTGAAGTTAATCCAGAGGCATCTTTTGTCATGTTCAAATCAGGGGCGGGTGAAGATATTATTACTGCGCAGTTGGATGACAATCAGACAAACCAAGAAGAGCAACTCCAGAAGCTAGTTCAGGATAGGGTGAAAGAAATTCAGTTGATTGCCAAAAAGGTAACCTCGCAACTTGAGAGTTCAGAGGTGGCTGTTAAATAA
- the LOC127122046 gene encoding uncharacterized protein LOC127122046: protein MGGSKASSTSEVGNGLPRCGCNETMKLLVSKSIENPGRKFWKCRNNMNGCGLFLWDDLVSEFAVKETNPSGCRQCEVNKAYLIEFAKEIVEEIDCRVGKLNKLEKLKKKIAMEKRKNLWLMFVIGLSWMLIAAMVKLV, encoded by the exons ATGGGTGGCAGCAAGGCATCTTCCACGAGTGAAGTTGGAAACGGCTTACCAAGATGTGGATGCAATGAAACCATGAAGTTGTTGGTCTCCAAGTCAATTGAAAACCCCGGTCGCAAATTTTGGAAATGCAGGAATAATATG AATGGGTGCGGTTTATTTTTGTGGGATGATTTGGTCAGTGAGTTTGCAGTGAAAGAAACCAATCCGTCCGGATGCCGCCAATGTGAAGTCAACAAGGcttatttgattgaatttgcTAAAGAGATTGTTGAGGAGATAGATTGCAGAGTCGGAAAGCTTAACAAGTTAGAAAAACTGAAGAAAAAGATTGCAATGGAAAAGAGGAAAAATTTATGGTTAATGTTTGTAATTGGTCTGTCATGGATGTTGATAGCAGCTATGGTTAAGTTAGTCTAA